The genome window TTGATTATCAAATAGAAAGACCGGCACCATGGTAGGGTGTAAATCGCCAAACCCACAACCTACCAAAAGGAACCGGTCTCGATGAAGCTTAGCCATACTGCCAAAAAACATCAACATACTCGAGTTGAGGCATACCGTGGAAACAGCAACAGCTATCGTTTCTTCAATCTTCTCACCAGCGACACGCTGCTGGACAAAGTGGAAGCGCTCTTGCCCGAGCACCGGGAACGCCTCTATCCACCTACGGAAACCTTATCCATGTTCCTGGCCCAAGCCATGAGCGCCGATCGTTCCTGTCAGAGCATTGTTAACCAGGCAGCAGTCCAGCGACTCGCCGGCGGGTTTAGCGCCCGAAGCACATACACGGGTGGCTATTGTCGTGCCAGGCAACGATTGCCTTTGACGATGGTCGCAGAACTGACCCAACATCTGGGCGACCAGCTTGACGAACGAGCGCCTGATGAATGGCAATGGCAGGGTCGACACATCAGGATTATCGACGGCACCACCGTCACGATGCCCGACACGGCTGCCAACCAAGCCGTATTCCCACAACAACGCGGTCAACAGCCTGGTTTAGGGTTTCCCATTTGTCGCATCGTCGGCATCACCAGTCTGGCCAGCGGTGCGCTATTGAATGCAGCGATCGGCCGTTTCAACGGCAAGGGGGGTGACGAACAAACCCTGTTGCGCGCCATACAGAACACCTTGCAGCCCGGTGATATCGCGCTCGGCGATGCCTTCTTTGCCACCTATTTCTTTATTGCCGCCATGCAGGCCGACGGGATCGATATTCTAATGGAGCAGAACGGTTCCAGAAAGCGCGTGACAGATTTTCGTCTCGGTCAAAGGCTGGGAGAACGCGATCATCTGATCGTGATCGACAAGCCCAAGCGACGACCGGAGTGGATGAGTGAAGAGGACTATAACGCGGCGCCAGAAAGACTCACGGTCAGGGAATTCCAGGCCGGCGGCAAAACAATGATCACGACTTTGGACGATCACAACAACTACCCGAAAGAGAAGCTAAAAGCCCTGTACAAAATGCGC of Candidatus Tenderia electrophaga contains these proteins:
- a CDS encoding transposase, producing MKLSHTAKKHQHTRVEAYRGNSNSYRFFNLLTSDTLLDKVEALLPEHRERLYPPTETLSMFLAQAMSADRSCQSIVNQAAVQRLAGGFSARSTYTGGYCRARQRLPLTMVAELTQHLGDQLDERAPDEWQWQGRHIRIIDGTTVTMPDTAANQAVFPQQRGQQPGLGFPICRIVGITSLASGALLNAAIGRFNGKGGDEQTLLRAIQNTLQPGDIALGDAFFATYFFIAAMQADGIDILMEQNGSRKRVTDFRLGQRLGERDHLIVIDKPKRRPEWMSEEDYNAAPERLTVREFQAGGKTMITTLDDHNNYPKEKLKALYKMRWHIELDLRNIKDTMGMNVLSCKTPEMAIKEIWIHLLAYNLIRLMMAQSALLADISPRRISFKHCLQIWLIYLQNAQYLDDEYIGYLFRMMVQKKVGNRPGRIEPRAVKRRPKAYPLLTRTRHEARAEVMKNGHPKKLK